The genomic interval GCGGGCGGTCAGCGCTACGTGCCCATTGATTTGGAAGCGAGCAACGCCGCGGGAGAAGCGGTCTACGACTGGTCGCGGGCTTATGACGAGCAATTCATCGACTACCTACGGCTCGATCTCCGCATCGGATTCAAGATGGCCGGTCCCAACGTCACTCAGGAATGGGCCCTGGACATTCAAAATTTGACCGGGCGTGAGAATCCCTTTGGACAAGACTACAACGAAACGACTGGCGAACTAGAGGTGACGAACCAATTGGGTTTCTTCCCGATGTTCCTCTACCGCATCACCTTTTAATCGCAGCGCCATGTACGTCAGTCACACCCACTTCAAGATCACCAATCCGATCGGTTGGTTCCTCTTTCAGTTCCACGCCGTTCGCTCCGGAAACCAAGCGGGCCGGAGCAAAGGCAACGTCAAATGGACGGCTTGGGCCGCTACTATTCGCAATGTTTGCACCGTCAGTGTATGGGAGTCGGAAGCCCACATGCGGGCCTTCATGACCTCCGGTGCCCACCTCGTTGCCATGAAACTCAGCCGCTACATGGGGCATGGCTACACTGTCGGATGGGAAATCGAGGACCTCGATGCTCTTCCTGATTTGCAGACCCTACGGGTCGATGGCGAAAGACGCCTCCGTGAAAAACTTCGCGCCCAATCCCTGGAGCATTGGCTCCCTGCCTAATTGCTTAAATTGATCCCTGTGAAACTCTGGCAAAAAGAAGTTCTCGGCGTTCTCTTTATCTCGAGCATCCCCGTACTGCTCAGCTTGACCCGTTATTACGGCTTCGGTTTGACTTGGCACGGAACGGAAGTTCAGCCCCGACCCATCACTTTTGTTTACGGGGCGCTTTATTCCCTAGCCGTAACTTCCAGTTTGTACTTCGGCTGCACGCGAATCATTCAGTTTATTGACCGTAAAATGCCTTGGCGCGAAGGGGTGGTTCGCCGACTCGCTGTAGAATTACTCGTTGTTTTTTTCTACGCCAGTGTGGCTCAGTACTTCATCATCATGGGCTTCTCCAAAACCCCACTGTATGAAGGCATTGCCGTTACCAAGGCCGATCTGTTTGACAACATTATCTTCGGAAACACCATCACACTTATCGTTGTCCTCCTGATGGAGGGCGTCTTTTTCTTTCAGCAATGGCGCAAAAGTGTACTCGAAACCGAACAGCTCAAACGCCAGCAAGTCGAAAGCCAATATGAGTCCCTCAAGTCACAGCTCGATCCTCACTTCCTGTTCAACAGCCTCAACGTCCTGAGCAGCCTCATCCGAAAGGACCCGAAAAAAGCGGAGCAATTCGTCGATGAATTTGCCCGTATTTACCGCTATGTGCTGGACGTCAAAGATGAAATGGTGGTGCCGCTGCGTGAAGAATTGCGCTTCTTGGATTCCTTTATGTTCCTGCAGCAAATCCGCTTCGGCTCAGCACTAGAGCTGAAGGAGAACATCTCCGCGGCCCATTTGGAACTCTACGTTCCGCCACTCAGCCTCCAAGAACTCGTGAGCAATGCCATCAAGCACAACGAAGTCAGCGCCGAACGGCCCTTGGTCATTACACTCGAAAGCACTTCGGACGGTATCCGCATATCCAACAACCTCCAACGCCGGACGGACCGCGTCATCTCTACAGGACTCGGACTCCAAAACCTTCGCGAACGCTACCGCATCTTAACCTCCCACGAACCCGATTTCCGTATCTTGGAAGGAACGTATCGAGCGGATCTACCCCTCATTCAAGCCGAAGCATGACCTACTTAATCGTAGAAGATGAACCCCTAGCAGCTGAGAAGTTGCAGCAGGCCATAAAGAGCCTACGGCCCGATTGGGTAGCCCTCGCTCCGGTCGAAAGCGTGCGGGCCGCAGCCGAAGCGCTTCGGGAGCACAAACCAGACCTCTTGTTTCTGGACATTCATCTCTCCGATGGTCTCTCTTTCCAGCTTTTCGATCAAGTCGAAGTCGTTTGTCCCATCATCTTTACCACCGCCTTTGATCAATATGCCCTCCGTGCATTTAAATTGAATTCCATTGACTACCTCCTCAAACCCATTGGAGAGGGAGAATTGAAACGTGCGCTGGATAAGCGAGATCGATGGACCCAGCCTAGTGATGGGCAATTGGACTGGAACAAAGTTGAGCGGGATTTAAAACCCGAATACCGGGATCGCTTCTTGGTGAGCACGGGTGAACGGGTAAAGAGCCTTCCCGCGGAAGAAATTTCATTTTTCTTCGCGCAAGGAAAGCACTCGTTTATCACGGATAAACAGGGAAGAGAATACCTTATTGACCAACCACTAACGCAGCTGATTGAACAGTTGGATCCAAAGCAATTCTTTCAGATCAACCGAAAGTTCATCATTTGCTTTAGATGCATAGAAGAAATGATTCCGTACTCCAAAGGCCGTTTGAAGCTCGTCACTGCTCCGCCAACGCCTGAAGACGCGGTGGTCAGCGTCGACAAAAGCGCCCGCTTTAAAGCTTGGTTAGACGGCCGAAGCTGATCCTTTCATTTGGTACTCGAACACAAATTCACGCATTTCGGAAGCCCGAAGACCGAGTGATTTTTTGATCTCAGACAATTTGAATCCTTCTTCCAAGCAGTAACGAAACATGCGCTTTTTCAGGTAGCGATCCATTTCCATTTCAGAGGTCATAATCCTGTTTTTTAATTCTATACAAACGTAACGTCCGGCTAGAACCTGAGTTCTGCCGGAACGTTAAGTATTTGTAAAACAGTATGTTAAACCCCCTGTTATGAACAGAATGTGAATAAGTTTCCTCTTATTCTTTCGAAGGCACTAGCCAACGGTTGAGCCAGCCGAAGAATTCGGAATGCCAAATCAATCCATTCTGCGGACTCAATACCCAGTGCCCTTCTTCAGGGAAGAACAACAATCGACTGGGGATTCCCTGAACTTGGGCCGCTTGATAAGCCTCAAGACCCTGGGTGTATGGAACACGGAAATCTTTTCCTCCGTGAATCACCAGAATTGGGGTGTCCCATTTGTCGGCATTCAAATGAGGACTGAATTTGTCATAGCTCTCCGGACGTGGAGTTTCCCAATAGGGACCACCAATGTCCCAGTCCGCAAAGAACAGTTCTTCCGTGGAACCATACCAAGATTCCAAGTTGAAGAGTCCGCAGTGGCTGATGAAGGTCTTAAACCGCTTCTCATGGATTCCGGCCAGGTAATACACGCTGTACCCACCATAGCTCGCTCCAACGGCGCCCAGTTTGTCCTTATTCACATAGGGCTCCTCTGCCACGGTATCTATCGCAGACAAATAATCCCTCATGGCCTGACCGCCCCAGTCCTGTGAAATATCCTCGTTCCATTCGAGACCAAATCCGGGAAGGCCACGGCGGTTTGGGGCTACAACTATGAACCCTTGGGCGGCCATCAACTGGAAATTCCAGCGGAAGCTGTAGAACTGCGAAACAGCAGCCTGAGGTCCTCCTTGGCAGTACAATAGCGTCGGATATTTTTTATCTGGATCAAAATTCGGTGGGAAGACGACCCAAGTCAGCATTTCCTTGCCATCTGAGGTTTTAATCATGCGTTTTTCAATCGCACTTAAGCTGATTTGGTTGTAAATGGACTCATTGACTCGAGTCAAGTTTGCCACCTCTTTACTCTTCTTGTTGACACTGTAATACTCACGGGCGTGATTCATATCGGTACGACCCACCACCCAGTGGTCTCCAGCATCCATAGGGACACCGTAGTTGAAGTTTCCAGAAGTGTGTTGCTTCACTTCAACGTCCTCAGGCATATCGCTGAATTTCTTTGGGAGATCAAAAGAGAAGATTTGTTGGGTCGCCTTCGTTGGAAGTTCAGCGTAAATGGTTCTGGAATCACGGCCCCAGCTAAATCCACCAACCGTGATGGGGCGGTCCCCCATAAGGGAAATGTACTTTCCTGAACTCACTTCCATGAGCATCAATCGGTTTTGATCACTCTCGTATCCATCACGCTCCATGCTCAACCAGGCCATGTACTTTCCATCTGGGGAATACTGAGGGTTATTGTCGTAACCTTCATTGAAGTCCGTCAAATTAGTCGTAGTGAAATTCGTAAAGTCGTATCGATAAAGGTCACCGTTGGTCGAGCGCGCGTACTCAACTCCACTGAGCTTCTTGCACGCGTAGATGATGGACTGCCCATCCGGTCCCCACGTCAAGGCTTCAGAGCCTCCAAATGGTGCTAGGGGTGAATCGTAGGGCTCTCCCTCCATGATGTCCACGGGGCTTCCTTTCGGTTTACCGTCTTCGAGTTCTACATAGTGCACGTGCGAAAAGCGGCCGTCCGACCAATGATCCCAGTGGCGATACATCAGATTGTCATAAATCAACGCATTGGCTTGAGGATAATCCGGATAACGATCCGAGGTTTCCAGGGTGATCTTAACCTCTGCCGTGAACAGTAATTTATCCCCGTTTGGACTGTATTTTACATTGCCAATAGAATACGCGTATTCGGTGATCTGTACGGGTTCACCGCCTTCTGCGGGAATCTCATACCACTGCCCGCCATGAAGGAAACCGACCTTTTCTCCACTTGGATGCCATTGGGCACCGTATTCAGATCCTTCGAGGGAAGTCAATCGGCGGTTGTCTCCTGATTCAATATCCGCCATATAAAGATCGCTAGAACCGCCGTTTTCATCAATATCATATCGAGTGACCCCGTAGACTAAATATTTACCGTCTGGACTGAGAGCGCCGCCGCCAACGCGACCGAGATCCCAGAGTAGTTCGGGTGTCATGACTTCCTGAGCCATGAGACCAGTTGTGCTCAAAAGACCGAGCAAAAGAAAGAGTAATCTTTTCATGTTGTAGGGATTTGGACTGTGAATATAGGAGTTCCGCGGGAGATGAAGGTAGAGGGATGGGGGTGATTGGAGGGAAAATCGAGCATCGTGCCGCAGGCACAAAAGCAGAAATAAATAAATTAGAGGTAGGAATCGAAATTCGATTAATGAAGTCTGACGGTTGCTTGGTTAAAACTTAATACTGAAACAACTTGGCCGGCCATTGGGCCTTTAAATTTGTACCTGTGTAAATCGAGAATCGTTCCCCGCTAAATACCTGCTCACCATGGGTAAAGTGCACCGAATCATCAACGTCAAAAACATCACTTCGGATATGCTCGAGAGCATTAAGCATACCTATCCGTATGGGTACGATGACGACGATATGATCAAATTTGTCAACGCCGCTGGTGAGACGGTCTCCGCCCTTCCCATTGAAACCGAAGATGGGGATTACCTGATCAAAATGAATGTGGAAATGATCAATGCGATCGATGCTTTTTTAGACGAAGGAGGAGACGATGATGCCCAAGGTGAAGAATTAGAGGCAGAAGCTCCTGATTCTGCCGCGGAGGACTAATAAAGACGGCAGATTCAAAACTTTCAATTTTTTTTGAACCTCAGACGAAGAAGGGTGTTAGTCTTCTTGAATAAACCCTTTTGATTTGAGCACACAAGTTTCATCGAACGCACCTATCGAGCTCGCAGAAACCCTACGCGCCCGGTTAGCCCTCTTTCCAGAGACGGCTAATAGTGAACGTGAAACGGCGGCTAGACTCAAGCATTTCCTCACCGAATTTAAACCGACCCGATTTGTTGATCATGTAGGTGGATACGGAGTTATTGCCGAATGGAACTCGGGAAAAAAGGGGCCTACTGTTATGGTCCGAGCCTGCATGGACGCGGCCGCAGAAGGGCATACCTACGGACATGACGCCGAAATGGCCGCGGTTGCCGGTTTAGCTCCGCTTATTCAGGAGAATATGCCCAAAACGGGAGCGCTGGTTCTTGTATTCCAGCCCGCCTCGACCACTGGAACCGGCGCCCATGCTGTTTTCTCAGATGATAAGTTCCGACCCTTCAAGCCGGATTGGATCATTGGATTTGAACCGATTCCGGGCGAGGAATTAGGAACAGTGGTCTTTCGAGAAGGGGCGATGACTACGGCGAGTAAAGGATTGACCATCAAACTACACGGTAAAGAGAGCGACATTAGCTCCGCCCTTGGTGCTGTGCATCCCTTGAAAGGAGTCATTCGTCTTTCCGAGCAAATACTCGATTTGTCTGCCGATGAGAAGTTTGAGCAGTTTGTGCAAACCAATGTGGCGCATATTCGATTGGGCGAAAAAGTCTTTCACACTTCACCAGGGTATGCTGAGTTGAGCGCGACCGTACGTGCTCGGAAAAAGAGAGAGCTGGACAAAATGGCCAAGCGCATTGTGGACTATGCGCAAATCGCCGGGCAAATTCATGAACTAGGTGTGGATGTCACTTGGCATGACGAGTTCATCGCTATTCGCAATGGCGAGGGTACAGCGAAGGTCGTTGAACAGTGGAGAAAAGCTTCTGGCCATCCCGTTCGCTTATTGGATGAACCGTTGCATTGGTCCGATGACTTCCAGCATTACTTGAAGGGTCTCAACGGTGTATTCATTGGTATTGGAGCGGGACAAGATGCCCAACCGAGAGGCTCGGAAGGATTCGATCTTCCCGAGGCTTGGACGGGCCAGACCCATCAAATCCTATGGTCCATGGTTCAGGACAGCTTTAAGCGTCTTTATTCTTCTTAAAGAGACCGCGCTTCTTCTCCGGCTCTTCCTGATCCGTATCAGCACCTTTTTCAGCCTTGCGTTCTTCTTTTTGTTCTTCCTTCACCTTCTTCCGGTAGGCGCGATCCTGTTTGTGCGTTTTGGTCCGCAAGACGGAATGAATGAGGCCATCGAGTAGGCCTTCGATCCAATGGCCAATAAAGGCCTTGTACGGTTTATTGGCTACGGCCGCTTCTCCGATGTGCAGGCCGAATTTATCCGAAGGATTGTTCTTGTGATAGACGAGGCCTCCAAATGCATTGGTGAAGAAATTGATCATCCCGCTCTTCTGTTGCCCTGTCTCCTTATCGACCAAGGCAACCTCTAGGTTGCTGTACCTGAAGTCCACGTCGCCAAAGGTGGTGTCTTTGGTCCCGCGAAGGTCGAAAGCCAGAGAATTGACTTGTCCACTCTTGATGGACAAGTTTCCTGAGTGCTCCAAAAACTCCCGCATGATTTGAAGGTTCGTGGGCTCCATGGTACCCTTCAGCGTGTAGGGATAATGATCTCCATAAAGGTATTCTGCACGGACCTCGGTGTAAGCCTTGCCCTGAAGCATGATGGAGCCTTCCATAACTAGGGCCGGCTCTCTTCGGTTCTGGTTCTGCAAACCCTTGAGGGCGGCATTCATGTCATTGAGCTCAATGCGCGCGGCCACGGTTCGCTCTCCGTGTAATTCTTCAATGACCATATGACCATTCTTTACCACAGCCTTATTCAATCGGAAGTCCATAGGAATGGCCTCGACCAACTCTTGAGGATACTTTTTCACATGGTCGGGGAAGGGCAAGCGACCGTCCTTGAAGATTTCGGCGTACGGTGCATTCAAATACAATTCGGAAAGGTGAATGAAGCCCGAATCAATGGCCTCAGGTCGGGTCATAAACCAATTGGGAACTTGAATATCCCAGCGCGCCTTCTTCCAGCCAAAGTGGTGACCGTAGGCAATCTTGCCCAAGTTGGATTCCATATGTAGGCCGTATCCGGCGAACAACGTATCGCCCCAAAGCACTTCTACACTATCGATATGCACGACGTAAATGCTGTCCGGAAACTGAAAGTACACATCTGGAAGTATGAGTTGTCCCTTGGACATGTCAATGACCTCTGTGGCTTTTCCGTTAATCTCCAAGTCGGTCATCAAGAAGTCTAGGCCAGCGGAAAACTCAGTGGGCCCTTCCGGGTTGAAGATCATTGACCCATTCGAGGTTCTGATCTTTTTGACCTGCAGCTTTAGTCCGCCAATTCCACCGTCCTCGGCAGGCACGGGCGCAGGTTTTAAAGCGGTGTCCTTGGGGGCCAATGCGTAGCCCTCGAAGACGGGGCGGTCGATAGCTAGGCTATCGAGCCGCAGGCTCCCAGAACTTAAAAACTCCGCACTGCTGAAGCCGTATAGCTTGATGCTCTCCACATCGAGGGTCCAGTACTCCTTGTCCTCATCCCCTCGGGTCAACTCGATATCGTAGAGCATGAGCTCTCCGCGCTGCAGGTTGAGCTTGCTCTTGTCGTAGTCGAAGGTCCAGCCGTCTCCCAGCTGATTACGGACTTGCGACTTCAGCATTTCATTGACTTGCCGCAAGACCAGGAGATTGCCCGACAGAAAGAATCCGCCGACGAGCACCACCACGATGCCCAAGACAATCCACAACCATTTTCTTTTCATACCGTTCTAAGGTACATAAATCCCTTTTTCTGAACGCATGAATTGCGCTAACTTGCGCTCCAAATACCCTTGATATGTACGGATCCATCCAATCTTTTTTGACCGAAGAACTCACCGCCATCGAAGAAGCGGGGCTCTATAAAAAAGAACGCATCATTACTGGACCGCAGGACGCTGTCATCCAAATCAGCACCGGCGAAGAGGTGATCAACTTTTGCGCGAACAACTACTTGGGATTGAGTTCGCATCCGAAAGTGCTTCAAGCGGCGAAGGACGCTCTGGACTCTCATGGATTCGGCATGTCCAGCGTTCGCTTTATCTGTGGAACTCAAGATATTCACAAAGAATTGGAGCAAAAGATCGCCGATTTCTTGGGTACGGAAGACACCATATTATACGCCGCGGCTTTCGATGCCAATGGAGGCGTTTTTGAACCGCTCTTGGGCCCGGACGACGCCATCATCAGCGACTCTTTGAACCACGCTTCCATCATCGACGGAGTTCGTTTGTGCAAGGCACAGCGCTTTCGCTACAAAAACAACGACATGGCGGACCTTGAAGAGCAACTGAAAGCCGCTCAAGGTGCGCGCCATAAAATCATTGTGACCGACGGGGTATTCTCCATGGACGGCTACGTGGCTCAACTGGATAAAATCTGTGACTTGGCCGATCAATACGACGCCATGGTCATGGTCGACGAGTGCCACGCCACCGGATTCATTGGTGCTACGGGTCGCGGAACGCACGAACTCAACGGCGTAATGGGCCGTATTGACATCATTACGGGAACCCTCGGAAAAGCCCTTGGTGGGGCTATGGGTGGATTTACTTCGGGCCGTAAAGAGATCATCGACATGCTTCGCCAGCGCTCTCGACCTTACCTCTTCAGCAACTCCTTGGCCCCTTCCATCGTTGGAGCCAGTAACGCTGTTTTTGACCTCCTGAGCGGAAGCACAGAATTGCGCGACAAGCTGGAGTGGAACACCAACTACTTCAAGAAGGGCATCAAGGACGCCGGTTTCGATATCAAAGACGGAGATAGCGCCATCGTTCCCGTAATGCTTTACGACGCCAAATTGAGTCAAGTCATGGCCGATAAACTCCTCGAAGAAGGAATCTACGTCATCGGCTTTTTCTACCCTGTCGTTCCGAAGGAACAAGCGCGGATTCGCGTGCAACTCAGCGCAGCGCACGAGCAGGAACACCTCGACAAGGCCATTGCCGCCTTCACCAAGGTGGGCCGTGAGTTAGGCGTGATTTGAGCCTACGGCTCGATGCCCCCAGGCCAACATCTTTCCTCCACCAGAGAAGACCCTCTGGTTATCAACACTTTTTCGTTTATAAAATTGGGCTAACGATATTATTGTCGTAAATTCGCAGCCCGTTTTTGAGAGGACTCCATTGTGAGTCAGGTAATTAATTAAAATTCAGTCAAGTGGACCAATTGAGCTACAAGACGGTTTCGGCCAACGCCGCCACAGTGAACAAGAAGTGGGTTTTGGTGGACGCGGAAGGGCAAACACTAGGTCGTATGGCCTCAGCAGTTGCCAAGATGTTGCGCGGTAAACACAAGCCAGACTTCACCCCACACGTGGATGGTGGTGACTACGTCATCGTTATCAATGCCGATAAGATCAGCTTGTCCGGACAGAAGTGGGATCAAAAACAACACATTCGCCACACAGGGTACCCTGGAGGTCAGCGCAGTCTGACTTCTCGCGAATTGTTCGAGAAAGATCCTATCCTTTTGATCGAGGGCGCTGTTAAAGGTATGTTGCCGAAGAACCGTCTAGGTCGTAAGATCTTTAAGAATCTTCACGTATTTGTTGGTGCAGAGCACCCGCATGAGGCGCAAAAGCCCGAAGCAATCAACTTCAACGAAATCAAACTTTAAGCAATGGAAATCACGCACGCATTAGGACGTCGTAAGAAATCAATTGCTCGCGTTTATTTGTCAGAAGGTAAGGGGAACTTTACCATCAACAACCGCGCGATCGAAGATTACTTCCCGACTCCAACCCTCCGTTACAAAGTGATGCAACCCTTCACTATAGCGGACATCGTCGGAAAGTACGACGTAAAAGCGAACATCGAAGGTGGTGGAACCACTGGACAAGCGGAAGCCCTTCGTTTAGGAATCGCTCGCGCTCTTTGCGAGATCAACGAAGAATACCGCGCACTCTTCAAGCCACACAGCTTGCTCACTCGTGACCCACGTATGGTCGAGCGCAAGAAATTTGGTCAGAAGAAAGCTCGTAAGAAATTCCAGTTCTCTAAACGTTAATCGGAATCCCTTACACGGTTTAGCATCTAAATCAGTCGGATGCCTACGGGCCTACCTCCTGATTGCTTAACCTCTCATTAAGTCTTACAGAACGTAAACCAATTTGCATTATGCAACCAATTGAAATTGAAAAACTGTTAAAATCAGGTGTACACTTTGGACACTTGACCCGCAAGTGGAATCCTGCGATGGCTCCTTATATCTTCATGGAGCGCAACGGAATCCACATCATCGACCTCAAGAAAACGGCGGCCAAACTCGACGAAAGTCGTAAGGCGCTGGCATCCATTGCAGCCAGTGGAAAGAAAATCCTCTTTGTGGCGACCAAGAAACAAGCGAAAGAGATCTTGGAAGAGCAAATGAAAGGATTGAACATGCCTTACATTACCGAGCGTTGGCCAGGTGGAATGCTCACGAACTTCGTGACCATCCGCAAAGCAATCAAGAAGATGCAGACCATCGACAAGATGATCGCAGACGGAACCTTCGATTCACTATCAAAACGCGAACGCCTCCAAGTGACTCGTCAGCGTGCGAAACTCGAGAAGCAACTCGGAAGCATCGCGGATATGAATCGTCTTCCAGGTGCCATCTTCATCGTGGACATCATGCGCGAGCACATCGCCGTGAAAGAAGCGCAGAAATTGAACATCCCTACTTTCGCACTCGTTGACACGAACTCTAACCCTAATGAGGTAGACTTCGCTATCCCAGGAAACGACGACGCTTCTAAAGCAATCAAAGTAATCTTGGAATACGTTACCGACGCTGTGAAAGAAGGCCTTTCTGCTCGTAAAGCAGACAAGGATGAAGCTCCTGCAGAGAAGAAGGAGAAGAAAGCAGCGAAGAAAGAAGAAGCTTCAGCAGCTAAATAATTCACCCAGTCTTTAACATCACATTTTTAGATCAGTAAAATGGCGAACATTACTGCCGCAGACGTAAATAAGCTCCGCAAGCAGACAGGAGCTGGAATGATGGATTGTAAAAAAGCTTTGGTAGAAGCCGAAGGTGATTTTGACGCAGCCATCGACATTCTTCGTAAAAAAGGACAAAAAGTAGCTGCTAAGCGCGCCGATCGTGAA from Cryomorphaceae bacterium carries:
- a CDS encoding S9 family peptidase, producing the protein MKRLLFLLLGLLSTTGLMAQEVMTPELLWDLGRVGGGALSPDGKYLVYGVTRYDIDENGGSSDLYMADIESGDNRRLTSLEGSEYGAQWHPSGEKVGFLHGGQWYEIPAEGGEPVQITEYAYSIGNVKYSPNGDKLLFTAEVKITLETSDRYPDYPQANALIYDNLMYRHWDHWSDGRFSHVHYVELEDGKPKGSPVDIMEGEPYDSPLAPFGGSEALTWGPDGQSIIYACKKLSGVEYARSTNGDLYRYDFTNFTTTNLTDFNEGYDNNPQYSPDGKYMAWLSMERDGYESDQNRLMLMEVSSGKYISLMGDRPITVGGFSWGRDSRTIYAELPTKATQQIFSFDLPKKFSDMPEDVEVKQHTSGNFNYGVPMDAGDHWVVGRTDMNHAREYYSVNKKSKEVANLTRVNESIYNQISLSAIEKRMIKTSDGKEMLTWVVFPPNFDPDKKYPTLLYCQGGPQAAVSQFYSFRWNFQLMAAQGFIVVAPNRRGLPGFGLEWNEDISQDWGGQAMRDYLSAIDTVAEEPYVNKDKLGAVGASYGGYSVYYLAGIHEKRFKTFISHCGLFNLESWYGSTEELFFADWDIGGPYWETPRPESYDKFSPHLNADKWDTPILVIHGGKDFRVPYTQGLEAYQAAQVQGIPSRLLFFPEEGHWVLSPQNGLIWHSEFFGWLNRWLVPSKE
- the kbl gene encoding glycine C-acetyltransferase, which produces MYGSIQSFLTEELTAIEEAGLYKKERIITGPQDAVIQISTGEEVINFCANNYLGLSSHPKVLQAAKDALDSHGFGMSSVRFICGTQDIHKELEQKIADFLGTEDTILYAAAFDANGGVFEPLLGPDDAIISDSLNHASIIDGVRLCKAQRFRYKNNDMADLEEQLKAAQGARHKIIVTDGVFSMDGYVAQLDKICDLADQYDAMVMVDECHATGFIGATGRGTHELNGVMGRIDIITGTLGKALGGAMGGFTSGRKEIIDMLRQRSRPYLFSNSLAPSIVGASNAVFDLLSGSTELRDKLEWNTNYFKKGIKDAGFDIKDGDSAIVPVMLYDAKLSQVMADKLLEEGIYVIGFFYPVVPKEQARIRVQLSAAHEQEHLDKAIAAFTKVGRELGVI
- the rpsI gene encoding 30S ribosomal protein S9: MEITHALGRRKKSIARVYLSEGKGNFTINNRAIEDYFPTPTLRYKVMQPFTIADIVGKYDVKANIEGGGTTGQAEALRLGIARALCEINEEYRALFKPHSLLTRDPRMVERKKFGQKKARKKFQFSKR
- a CDS encoding histidine kinase, whose product is MKLWQKEVLGVLFISSIPVLLSLTRYYGFGLTWHGTEVQPRPITFVYGALYSLAVTSSLYFGCTRIIQFIDRKMPWREGVVRRLAVELLVVFFYASVAQYFIIMGFSKTPLYEGIAVTKADLFDNIIFGNTITLIVVLLMEGVFFFQQWRKSVLETEQLKRQQVESQYESLKSQLDPHFLFNSLNVLSSLIRKDPKKAEQFVDEFARIYRYVLDVKDEMVVPLREELRFLDSFMFLQQIRFGSALELKENISAAHLELYVPPLSLQELVSNAIKHNEVSAERPLVITLESTSDGIRISNNLQRRTDRVISTGLGLQNLRERYRILTSHEPDFRILEGTYRADLPLIQAEA
- the rpsB gene encoding 30S ribosomal protein S2, whose product is MQPIEIEKLLKSGVHFGHLTRKWNPAMAPYIFMERNGIHIIDLKKTAAKLDESRKALASIAASGKKILFVATKKQAKEILEEQMKGLNMPYITERWPGGMLTNFVTIRKAIKKMQTIDKMIADGTFDSLSKRERLQVTRQRAKLEKQLGSIADMNRLPGAIFIVDIMREHIAVKEAQKLNIPTFALVDTNSNPNEVDFAIPGNDDASKAIKVILEYVTDAVKEGLSARKADKDEAPAEKKEKKAAKKEEASAAK
- a CDS encoding response regulator transcription factor: MTYLIVEDEPLAAEKLQQAIKSLRPDWVALAPVESVRAAAEALREHKPDLLFLDIHLSDGLSFQLFDQVEVVCPIIFTTAFDQYALRAFKLNSIDYLLKPIGEGELKRALDKRDRWTQPSDGQLDWNKVERDLKPEYRDRFLVSTGERVKSLPAEEISFFFAQGKHSFITDKQGREYLIDQPLTQLIEQLDPKQFFQINRKFIICFRCIEEMIPYSKGRLKLVTAPPTPEDAVVSVDKSARFKAWLDGRS
- the rplM gene encoding 50S ribosomal protein L13 — its product is MDQLSYKTVSANAATVNKKWVLVDAEGQTLGRMASAVAKMLRGKHKPDFTPHVDGGDYVIVINADKISLSGQKWDQKQHIRHTGYPGGQRSLTSRELFEKDPILLIEGAVKGMLPKNRLGRKIFKNLHVFVGAEHPHEAQKPEAINFNEIKL